One Brassica napus cultivar Da-Ae chromosome C4, Da-Ae, whole genome shotgun sequence genomic region harbors:
- the LOC125586034 gene encoding uncharacterized protein LOC125586034 produces the protein MEHISSCRKALSEWRKQHNVNSAKLVEDLKEKVEGLYADNNVPTEEIAAALKELSDALKAEEMFWKQKSRVFWLREGDRNTKFFHALTKQRRARNKITQLLDENGNIVEDEEGLVAIATSYFRHIFESSNPEDIEEALAQVPSTITGAMNDNLIAPVTEWEVKLALFAMHPEKAPGPDGMTALFYQKFWDIVKEDLTLMVNQFLFEGTMASGLNDTNICLIPKIQKPNAMAQFRPISLCNVSYKIISKVLCQRLKKVLPGLISETQSAFVAGRQISDNIMIAQEMFHALRTKPSGRNKRMAIKTDMSKSYDRMEWSFIEAVMRKMGFSEIWIAWIMRCISSVKYKRITATSKQEIKDVLGIQNEGGMGTYLGIPEDISGSKCKLFAFLKDKLMHRVNGWTCRWLSKGGKEVLIKSILLALPTYVMSTFLLPLEICENLASAIAKFWWSSNPPKRGIHWAKWEKVCLPREEGGMGFRMIHEFNLALLAKQLWRLVQFPDSLVARVLRGRYYKMSSPLRVISASNPSYVWSSISAARKLLLTGIRQKIHSGYEVKVWEDPWIPTIPARPALPIAPVLHPNMRVSDFIDPETKEWDVGLLESYVNPEDITLIRSLATSSAHRRDTFCWNYTRNGQYTVKSGYWVAQNVLMTEGEKEVLEPSITKLQAFAWKIKAPSKICHLIWQLLTGYVAVTRNLARRNMRCDNYCPRCGELEESVTHAIFECPPALQVWSLSATPSSSGLFPVPSIYANMDYLFWRKNSIIEPEQDMDPYPWIIWYIWKARNDKLFRGIDRDPLELVRHAESECQAWFNANEVARTVLLLSIVDVDGSGWTVEETLNCWGQEISIDGNQLCIRKSKHCGGQWRTCFNTQLARILGQIVKS, from the exons ATGGAACATATTTCCAGTTGTAGAAAAGCTTTGAGTGAGTGGCGGAAGCAACATAATGTCAACTCGGCGAAATTAGTGGAGGACCTTAAGGAAAAAGTGGAGGGTTTATATGCAGATAATAATGTCCCAACTGAAGAAATTGCAGCAGCTTTGAAGGAACTCTCTGATGCTCTTAAAGCTGAAGAAATGTTCTGGAAACAGAAAAGTCGGGTGTTCTGGCTGAGAGAAGGAGATAGAAACACAAAATTCTTTCATGCCTTGACAAAGCAAAGAAGGGCAAGAAATAAGATCACACAGCTCTTAGATGAGAATGGGAATattgttgaggatgaagaaggacTAGTTGCCATTGCTACTAGTTACTTTAGACATATTTTTGAATCATCAAATCCAGAGGACATTGAAGAGGCGCTAGCTCAAGTTCCTTCCACGATCACTGGTGCAATGAATGACAATCTTATCGCCCCGGTCACTGAATGGGAGGTCAAATTAGCGCTTTTTGCTATGCATCCAGAAAAGGCCCCTGGGCCAGATGGGATGACTGCGCTTTTCTATCAAAAATTTTGGGATATAGTAAAGGAGGATTTAACTCTTATGGTTAATCAATTCCTCTTTGAGGGAACAATGGCGAGTGGActgaatgatacaaatatatgcCTCATCCCGAAGATACAAAAGCCTAATGCGATGGCTCAGTTCAGACCCATTAGTTTGTGTAACGTCAGctacaagataatctctaaggTCTTATGTCAGAGATTAAAGAAAGTGTTACCAGGCCTGATATCGGAaacccagtcagcctttgttgctgggAGACAGATCTCAGACAATATTATGATCGCACAAGAGATGTTCCACGCTCTGAGAACTAAACCAAGTGGGCGCAATAAGAGGATGGCCATTAAAACTGACATGAGCAAATCATATGATAGGATGGAATGGTCTTTTATTGAAGCTGTCATGCGCAAGATGGGCTTCTCAGAAATTTGGATCGCATGGATAATGAGATGCATTTCGTCGGTGAAATATAAG cggATTACTGCAACAAGTAAACAAGAGATTAAAGATGTGTTGGGAATTCAAAATGAAGGTGGAATGGGTACGTATCTAGGGATCCCGGAAGACATCAGTGGCTCTAAGTGCAAACTTTTTGCGTTTCTGAAGGATAAGCTGATGCATAGAGTGAACGGATGGACATGTAGATGGCTCTCAAAAGGAGGAAAAGAAGTGTTGATTAAATCTATTCTCCTAGCTCTTCCGACATACGTAATGTCTACtttcctgctccctttggagatatgtgaaaaccTTGCAAGTGCCATTGCTAaattctggtggagttcaaACCCACCAAAAAGAGGGATCCACTGGGCGAAATGGGAAAAAGTCTGTTTACCAAGGGAAGAGGGTGGGATGGGATTtcgtatgatccatgagttcaaCTTGGCTTTATTGGCAAAACAATTATGGAGACTAGTTCAATTCCCAGACTCATTGGTGGCCAGGGTTTTAAGGGGAAGATACTACAAGATGAGCTCACCTCTCAGAGTAATCTCTGCTAGTAACCCATCATACGTGTGGTCTAGCATTAGTGCTGCGCGAAAGTTGCTTCTAACGGGAATCAGACAGAAGATACATTCAGGCTATGAAGTCAAGGTATGGGAAGATCCATGGATTCCAACGATCCCAGCAAGACCAGCTCTCCCTATAGCACCGGTACTGCATCCTAACATGAGAGTTAGTGATTTCATTGACCCGGAAACGAAAGAGTGGGATGTTGGTCTTTTGGAGAGTTATGTCAATCCAGAGGACATAACACTTATAAGGAGTTTGGCCACAAGCTCAGCACATCGTCGTGATACATTCTGCTGGAATTACACAAGGAATGGccaatacacggttaaatctggatattgggtggctCAGAATGTGTTAATGACAGAGGGGGAAAAGGAAGTCCTAGAACCGAGTATCACAaagcttcaagcctttgcttggaagataAAAGCACCTTcgaagatatgtcatcttatatggcagcTATTAACTGGTTATGTGGCGGTAACGAGGAATTTAGCAAGACGTAATATGAGATGTGATAActactgcccaagatgtggagagcTAGAAGAATCTGTAACACATGCTATTTTCGAGTGTCCGCCAGCTCTACAAGTATGGTCCTTATCAGCGACTCCGTCTAGCTCAGGTCTATTTCCAGTACCAAGTATTTACGCAAATATGGATTAtctattttggaggaaaaacaGCATTATCGAGCCGGAGCAGGACatggatccttatccctggataatttggtacatttggaaggctagGAACGATAAACTTTTCAGGGGAATAGACAGAGATCCTTTGGAACTGGTTCGACATGCAGAGAGTGAGTGTCAAGCCTGGTTTAATGCGAATGAAGTGGCACGAACCGTG cttCTGCTTAGtatagtggatgtggatgggtctggTTGGACAGTGGAGGAAACACTCAATTGTTGGGGACAAGAAATTTCGATCGACGGGAATCAGCTCTGCATTCGGAAGTCGAAGCACTGCGGTGGGCAATGGAGAACATGCTTCAACACTCAACTTGCCAGAATTTTGGGACAGATTGTAAAGAGCTGA
- the LOC111211364 gene encoding ubiquitin-conjugating enzyme E2 14 → MANNQASLLLQKQLKDLCKKPVDGFSAGLVDENNVFQWSVSIMGPPDTLYEGGFFNAIMTFPQDYPNKPPTVKFTSEVWHPNVYSDGKVCISILHPPGDDPNGYELASERWNPVHTVESIVLSIISMLSGPNDESPANVEAAKEWRDNRAEFRKKVSRCVRRSQEML, encoded by the exons ATGGCAAACAATCAAGCAAGCCTTCTCCTACAGAAACAGCTCAAAG ATCTGTGCAAGAAACCGGTTGATGGTTTCTCAGCTGGGCTCGTTGATGAGAATAACGTTTTCCAGTGGAGCGTTTCGATTATGGGTCCTCCTGATACCTTGTA TGAAGGGGGCTTCTTTAATGCAATTATGACGTTTCCACAGGATTATCCTAATAAACCACCAACTGTCAAGTTCACCTCAGAGGTGTGGCATCCTAATG TTTATTCTGATGGAAAAGTTTGCATATCGATTCTTCATCCTCCTGGTGATGATCCTAATGGATACGAGCTTGCCTCAGAACGTTGGAACCCTGTTCACACG GTAGAAAGCATTGTGTTGAGTATCATATCTATGCTGTCTGGTCCCAACGACGAGTCACCGGCGAATGTGGAAGCTGCAAAAGAATGGAGAGACAACAGAGCAGAGTTTAGGAAGAAAGTGAGTCGCTGTGTGAGAAGATCGCAAGAGATGTTATAA